Proteins encoded within one genomic window of Pseudomonas cannabina:
- a CDS encoding response regulator, with amino-acid sequence MSIPGQLAERAIILAPRGRDNQIARRILDEAGFPAAVVHDLIELVRELAAGAGLAIIADEALQNGDINPLLDLLAQQPAWSDLPIVLLTHHGGPENNPSARLGNLLGNVTFLERPFHPVTLVSLVTTAVRGRRRQYEARGRIEDLHESERSLQNALKARRLGSWQLQAENLKLNCSAITKAHFGRDEQEAFGYDDWLSVVYSEDQPRMQSALQRSLDSGVDFIIEYRNVWPDGSLNWVDVRARAIRDNHGMASSMAGVTSDITERKQAESQLRRLNETLEQQVEERTAQLRHKEEVLRQSQKMEAVGQLTGGIAHDFNNMLTGIIGSLELIRRRVARGQVQELESLIDLGVTSANRAAALTHRLLAFSRRQSLDSKPVHMNHLVNAMDELLRRSVNESIRLQVRLSQDLWTAEADPNQLENALLNLVLNARDAMSEGGGELVVETYNQHLDKSFTNAHENLLPGDYVVLSVTDTGCGMPEAVISRAFDPFFTTKPIGQGTGLGLSMIYGFSKQSHGHVSISSEVGQGTTVQLFLPRFQGLQNDDEQSFQSHAIHAEDGETVLIVEDDSAVRALVGEVLSELGYSFIEASDAPGAVPILESGQRIDLLISDVGLPGMNGRQLAEIARQLRPELKVLFITGYAEHAAVRAGFLETGMQLITKPFAFDHLTSKVREMIEA; translated from the coding sequence GTGAGTATTCCGGGTCAACTGGCCGAGCGTGCAATCATTCTTGCCCCCAGAGGGCGAGACAATCAGATTGCCCGGCGGATACTCGACGAAGCGGGCTTCCCGGCAGCCGTAGTTCACGACCTGATAGAACTGGTCAGGGAACTGGCTGCCGGAGCGGGTCTTGCGATCATCGCCGACGAAGCACTGCAAAATGGCGATATCAACCCGTTGCTTGATCTGTTGGCGCAACAACCGGCGTGGTCTGACTTGCCCATCGTGCTGCTCACCCATCACGGCGGTCCGGAAAATAATCCGTCCGCTCGCCTGGGCAATCTTCTCGGCAACGTGACGTTCCTGGAGCGCCCGTTTCATCCGGTCACGCTGGTCAGCCTGGTGACGACCGCAGTGCGTGGCCGCAGGCGGCAGTATGAAGCCCGGGGGCGAATCGAGGATCTGCATGAAAGCGAGCGCAGCCTGCAGAACGCACTGAAAGCCAGACGTCTCGGCTCGTGGCAATTGCAGGCGGAAAATCTGAAACTCAACTGCTCCGCCATCACCAAGGCGCATTTTGGCCGGGATGAGCAGGAAGCGTTCGGTTATGACGACTGGTTGTCGGTGGTCTATTCCGAAGATCAGCCACGCATGCAATCGGCGCTGCAGCGCAGTCTCGATTCCGGTGTCGACTTCATCATCGAATACCGCAACGTGTGGCCTGACGGCTCACTCAATTGGGTGGATGTGCGTGCCCGTGCGATTCGCGATAACCACGGCATGGCCAGCTCGATGGCGGGCGTCACGTCAGACATCACCGAACGCAAGCAGGCCGAATCCCAGCTGCGCCGCCTCAACGAGACCCTTGAGCAACAAGTCGAAGAACGCACTGCTCAGCTGCGCCATAAGGAAGAAGTACTGCGCCAGTCGCAGAAAATGGAGGCGGTAGGTCAGTTGACCGGCGGCATCGCCCACGACTTCAACAACATGTTGACCGGCATCATTGGCAGTCTTGAGTTGATCAGAAGACGTGTGGCGCGCGGCCAGGTGCAGGAACTGGAAAGCCTGATCGATCTGGGCGTGACGTCCGCCAACCGCGCTGCCGCCCTCACCCATCGCTTGCTGGCATTCTCGCGTCGTCAGTCACTGGACTCCAAACCGGTGCACATGAACCACCTGGTCAACGCCATGGACGAGCTGTTGCGCCGCAGCGTCAACGAGAGCATTCGTTTGCAGGTGCGCTTGTCGCAGGACCTGTGGACCGCCGAAGCCGACCCCAACCAGCTGGAAAATGCGTTGCTCAACCTGGTGCTCAATGCCCGCGATGCAATGTCCGAAGGCGGCGGCGAGCTGGTGGTCGAGACGTACAACCAGCACCTGGACAAAAGCTTCACCAACGCCCATGAAAACCTGTTGCCGGGCGATTACGTGGTGCTGAGCGTCACTGACACCGGCTGCGGCATGCCGGAGGCAGTGATCAGCCGGGCATTCGATCCGTTTTTCACCACCAAACCGATTGGCCAGGGCACCGGCCTCGGTTTGTCGATGATCTATGGCTTCAGCAAACAATCACACGGCCATGTCTCGATCAGCAGCGAAGTCGGTCAAGGCACCACGGTGCAATTGTTTCTGCCGCGCTTTCAAGGCTTGCAGAACGATGATGAGCAGAGCTTCCAGAGCCATGCGATTCACGCTGAAGACGGCGAAACCGTGCTGATCGTCGAAGATGACTCGGCGGTTCGCGCGCTGGTCGGTGAGGTGCTGAGTGAACTGGGCTATTCCTTCATCGAAGCGAGTGATGCGCCGGGGGCAGTGCCTATTCTCGAGTCGGGGCAGCGCATCGATCTGCTGATCAGTGACGTGGGGCTACCGGGCATGAACGGCCGACAATTGGCCGAAATCGCCCGCCAGTTACGGCCCGAGCTGAAGGTGCTGTTCATTACCGGCTATGCCGAGCATGCCGCCGTGCGGGCAGGCTTTCTCGAAACCGGTATGCAATTGATCACCAAGCCATTCGCTTTTGACCACCTGACCTCGAAAGTCAGGGAAATGATCGAAGCCTGA
- a CDS encoding response regulator: MSADAENVVLIVEDEPLILMLLADYLSGVGYRVLQAENGEQAFEILATKPHLDLMITDYRLPGGISGVQIAEPAVMLRPELKVIFISGYPAEILESGSPIAAKAPILAKPFTMETLQSKIQSLLA; the protein is encoded by the coding sequence ATGAGCGCTGATGCAGAAAACGTCGTACTAATTGTCGAAGACGAACCGCTGATCCTGATGTTGCTCGCCGATTATCTGTCGGGTGTGGGCTATCGCGTTCTTCAGGCGGAAAACGGTGAGCAGGCTTTCGAAATTCTGGCCACCAAGCCTCACCTGGACCTGATGATCACCGATTACCGGCTGCCGGGCGGCATTTCGGGTGTGCAGATCGCCGAGCCTGCGGTCATGCTGCGTCCTGAGCTGAAAGTGATTTTCATCAGCGGCTACCCGGCAGAAATCCTCGAGTCGGGCAGTCCGATCGCTGCCAAGGCACCCATTCTGGCCAAGCCGTTCACGATGGAAACCTTGCAGTCCAAGATCCAGAGCCTGCTGGCCTGA
- a CDS encoding hybrid sensor histidine kinase/response regulator, translating into MLSEIQAKLLIVDDLPENLLALEALIKREDRIVFKALSADEALSLLLQHEFALAILDVQMPGMNGFELAEMMRSTEKTKNIPIVFVSAAGRELNYAFKGYESGAVDFLHKPLDIHAVKSKVNVFVDLYRQRKAMKLQVEELERSRQEQELLLMRLQSTQGELEHAIRMRDDFMSIVSHEVRTPLNGLILETQLRKLHLAKDNAGAFTMEKLRAMVDRDERQIQSLIRLIEDMLDVSRIRTGKLSIRPSPFDLSELVSQLLESFAAQIAAANSSITLFADEPVIGVWDEFRIEQVVANLLTNALRYGARKPVEVRVFGKDGHACIEVTDQGIGITPENQKRIFQQFERVTTNHAVAGLGLGLFISEQIVMAHGGRIEVESEEGVGSTFRIRLPL; encoded by the coding sequence ATGTTAAGTGAAATTCAGGCCAAGCTGCTCATCGTCGACGACCTGCCGGAAAACCTGCTGGCCCTCGAGGCATTGATCAAGCGCGAGGATCGAATCGTCTTCAAGGCCCTCTCGGCTGACGAAGCGCTGTCGCTACTGTTGCAGCACGAATTCGCGCTGGCCATTCTCGATGTGCAGATGCCCGGCATGAACGGCTTCGAGCTGGCCGAAATGATGCGCAGCACGGAAAAAACCAAAAACATCCCGATCGTCTTCGTCAGTGCTGCCGGCCGAGAGCTGAATTACGCGTTCAAAGGCTACGAAAGCGGTGCGGTGGATTTTCTGCACAAGCCGCTGGATATTCATGCGGTGAAGAGCAAGGTCAATGTCTTCGTCGATCTGTACCGACAGCGCAAGGCCATGAAACTCCAGGTTGAAGAGCTAGAGCGCAGTCGCCAGGAGCAAGAGCTGCTGCTCATGCGCCTGCAGTCCACGCAGGGCGAGCTGGAGCACGCCATCCGCATGCGTGATGACTTCATGTCGATCGTCTCGCATGAGGTACGCACGCCGCTGAACGGGCTGATTCTGGAAACCCAGTTGCGCAAGCTGCACCTGGCCAAGGATAACGCCGGCGCGTTCACCATGGAAAAGCTGCGGGCCATGGTCGACCGCGACGAGCGACAGATCCAGAGCCTGATCCGGCTGATCGAAGACATGCTCGACGTTTCAAGAATTCGCACCGGTAAATTGTCGATCAGGCCGAGCCCGTTTGACTTGAGCGAGCTGGTCAGCCAGTTGCTGGAAAGCTTCGCTGCGCAGATTGCCGCTGCCAACTCCAGCATCACGCTGTTTGCTGACGAGCCGGTCATTGGTGTCTGGGACGAGTTTCGCATCGAGCAGGTGGTGGCCAACCTGCTGACCAATGCGTTGCGTTACGGGGCACGCAAGCCTGTCGAGGTGCGGGTGTTTGGCAAGGATGGCCATGCCTGCATCGAGGTCACGGATCAAGGCATCGGCATCACGCCTGAAAACCAGAAGCGTATTTTCCAGCAGTTCGAACGCGTCACGACCAACCACGCAGTCGCCGGACTGGGGCTCGGATTGTTTATTTCCGAGCAGATCGTGATGGCACACGGTGGGCGCATCGAGGTTGAAAGCGAGGAGGGTGTGGGCTCTACGTTCCGCATTCGTCTGCCGCTGTAG
- a CDS encoding chemotaxis protein CheB, giving the protein MKTHFDADSPVNDLPIVDAIVVGASAGGVEALLRIFSALRPGFSLPVLTVLHLPDDRRSQLAHVFQNRLQMPVKEADDKEDIVPGTLYFAPSSYHLSVESDRSLSLSQEDRVFYSRPSIDILFDSAADAYGSRLAGVLLTGANNDGARGLLQIRKHGGFTVIQDPLQAQASTMPEAALALHSPDYLLSLTDIGRLLVELERTAC; this is encoded by the coding sequence ATGAAAACCCATTTCGACGCTGATTCGCCCGTTAACGATTTGCCCATTGTCGATGCGATTGTCGTCGGTGCCTCGGCCGGCGGGGTTGAAGCGTTGCTGAGAATATTCAGTGCGCTGCGACCCGGTTTCAGTTTGCCGGTATTGACGGTGCTGCATTTGCCGGATGATCGACGCAGCCAGCTGGCCCACGTGTTCCAGAATCGCTTGCAGATGCCCGTCAAGGAAGCCGATGACAAGGAGGATATCGTGCCCGGTACGCTTTATTTTGCCCCTTCGAGCTATCACCTTTCGGTGGAGTCGGATCGCAGCCTGTCGTTGAGTCAGGAGGACCGCGTGTTTTACTCGCGTCCGAGCATCGACATCCTCTTCGATTCGGCGGCGGACGCCTACGGCTCGCGGCTGGCAGGCGTGCTGCTGACCGGCGCCAATAATGATGGTGCGCGAGGTTTGCTGCAGATCAGGAAACACGGTGGTTTCACGGTAATCCAGGACCCTTTGCAAGCCCAGGCGTCGACTATGCCCGAGGCCGCTCTGGCGCTGCACTCGCCGGATTACCTTCTTTCTTTGACTGATATTGGCCGATTGCTGGTCGAGCTGGAACGAACCGCATGTTAA
- a CDS encoding CheR family methyltransferase has protein sequence MQLDRSVDIELRLLIEAIYLKYSYDFRDYSGASVKRRVMHALRQFECSTISALQERVLHDPAAFMQMLQILTIPVSEMFRDPAHFLAIRTEVVPLLRTYPSIKVWIAGCSTGEEVYSMAILLREEGLLEKAIIYATDINPYSLEKAKQGIFSMENLRTYTENYRNSGGQRNFADYYTSAYDYAIFDKTLRENVTFADHSLATDSVFSETQFISCRNVLIYFNKKLQERAFGLFHESLSHRGFLALGSKETLDFSAYGGAFETLIKPERIYRKL, from the coding sequence ATGCAGCTTGATCGAAGCGTCGATATCGAACTGCGCCTGCTGATCGAGGCGATCTACCTCAAGTACAGTTACGACTTTCGCGATTATTCCGGCGCGTCAGTCAAGCGGCGGGTGATGCATGCCTTGCGTCAGTTTGAATGCAGCACCATTTCTGCCTTGCAGGAGCGTGTGCTTCACGATCCGGCGGCGTTCATGCAGATGTTGCAGATTCTCACCATCCCGGTCAGCGAAATGTTTCGCGACCCTGCGCACTTTCTGGCGATTCGCACCGAAGTCGTGCCATTGCTGCGCACGTATCCGTCGATCAAGGTCTGGATCGCCGGGTGCAGTACGGGAGAAGAGGTTTACTCCATGGCCATTTTGCTGCGCGAAGAAGGTCTGCTGGAGAAGGCCATCATTTACGCCACCGATATCAACCCTTACTCGCTGGAAAAGGCCAAGCAGGGCATTTTCTCCATGGAAAACCTGCGGACCTATACCGAGAACTACCGCAACTCCGGCGGCCAGCGCAATTTCGCCGATTACTACACCTCAGCCTACGATTACGCGATTTTCGACAAGACCCTTCGCGAGAATGTGACCTTTGCCGATCACAGCCTGGCGACGGACAGTGTATTCTCCGAAACACAATTTATTTCTTGTCGTAACGTGTTGATTTATTTCAATAAAAAATTGCAGGAACGCGCCTTTGGACTGTTTCACGAGTCCTTGAGCCATCGTGGTTTTCTGGCGCTGGGCAGCAAGGAGACGCTCGACTTTTCCGCTTACGGCGGTGCGTTCGAGACATTGATCAAGCCTGAGCGGATCTACCGCAAGTTATGA
- a CDS encoding response regulator has translation MNRTSVVDEQRFRKLLGRNVGLPLGVGVLSAVFFIVLISYLLSAIQWVEHTDRVINNTNRSMKLSIDMETGMRGFLLTGDQHFLDPYEVAKPLLAAELEGLKKLVEDNPTQQDRFRRLTTLQQEWNAFAQEMIDLRRNNGDFQTPVLAGRGKRITDQIRTEYEQAVEMEQQLRLTRNAEVTRSTVLSVSLYLIFVVIVSGILAYIGRRDLLSLSNTYSENLRLQEINAERLQKVAWLRNGQSELAEQVLGQLTLNMLGNHILQFLTRYLGASVAAVYIRQEHGGLARVASYGFSREQEQQAQIIHSDEGIVGQAARQKRIITLDELPESYFKVASGLGEGSPRSVIVVPTSNDDQINGVIELGFLRPLTEQDVEFLELVSDNVGTSIEAARYRQRLQEVLAETQQLNEELQVQQEELRTANEELEEQSRILKESQAHLETQQAELEQTNEQLAEQSKALAEQRDALDRKNEELNMAQAELQARADELQRSSKYKSEFLANMSHELRTPLNSSLILAKLLAENPKENLTAEQVKFAESIYSAGNDLLNLINDILDISKVEAGKLEVRPENSSVPRLVEGLRTLFQPLATEKKLAFTVDIQAGAPTMLFTDRQRLEQILKNLLSNAIKFTEAGAVSMIVSRQPGAGIVFSVRDSGIGIAPEHQQGIFEAFRQADGTTNRRYGGTGLGLSISRDLAALLGGSISVTSAPGQGSIFTLVLPEHYTEHGAPESVIAPAIAAPIASRLPVPAAPAIQPPAPVEPAAPVFADDRDKAPFERRCILVIEDEVRFAQILFDLAHELGYDCLVAHAADDGFNLAARYTPDAILLDMRLPDHSGLTVLQRLKELAPTRHIPVHVISVEDRQEAALHMGAIGYAVKPTTREELKDVFAKLEAKLTQKVKRILLVEDDALQRDSIARLIGDDDIEITAVGFAQEALDLLRDHVYDCMIIDLKLPDMLGNELLKRMSTEDICSFPPVIVYTGRNMTRDEETELMKYSRSIIIKGARSPERLLDEVTLFLHKVESQLSNERQKMLKTARSRDKVFEARKILVVDDDVRNIFALTSALEHKGAVVEIARNGFEAIARLNEVEDIDLVLMDVMMPEMDGYEATVEIRKDPRWRKLPIIAVTAKAMKDDQERCLQAGSNDYLAKPIDLDRLFSLIRVWLPKMERI, from the coding sequence ATGAATCGGACGTCTGTCGTCGACGAGCAGCGCTTTCGCAAGTTACTGGGACGTAACGTAGGCTTGCCATTGGGTGTGGGAGTGCTGAGCGCAGTCTTCTTCATTGTGTTGATCAGTTATCTGCTGTCGGCAATACAGTGGGTCGAGCACACAGACCGGGTCATTAATAACACCAACCGCTCGATGAAGCTCTCCATCGACATGGAAACCGGCATGCGCGGTTTTCTGCTGACCGGCGATCAGCACTTCCTTGACCCCTACGAGGTGGCCAAGCCTTTGCTCGCAGCCGAACTGGAGGGTCTGAAGAAGCTGGTGGAAGACAACCCGACGCAACAGGACCGATTCCGGCGTCTGACCACCCTGCAGCAGGAGTGGAACGCGTTTGCTCAGGAGATGATCGATCTACGGCGCAACAATGGCGACTTCCAGACGCCCGTGCTGGCCGGGCGCGGCAAGCGCATCACCGATCAGATCCGCACCGAGTATGAGCAAGCGGTGGAAATGGAGCAGCAACTTCGCCTGACCCGTAACGCCGAGGTCACGCGCAGCACGGTGCTGTCGGTTTCGCTGTACCTGATCTTCGTGGTGATTGTCAGCGGTATCCTGGCTTATATAGGCCGCAGAGACTTGCTGTCGCTGTCGAACACCTACAGTGAAAACCTCCGGTTGCAGGAAATCAACGCCGAGCGTCTGCAGAAAGTCGCCTGGCTGCGCAATGGTCAGAGCGAGCTGGCGGAGCAGGTGCTTGGGCAACTGACCCTCAACATGCTCGGCAATCATATATTGCAGTTTCTGACCCGCTACCTCGGCGCTTCGGTGGCTGCCGTTTACATCCGGCAGGAGCATGGCGGTCTGGCGCGCGTGGCGTCCTACGGGTTTTCCCGCGAGCAGGAACAGCAGGCGCAGATCATCCATAGCGATGAGGGCATTGTCGGTCAGGCTGCGCGCCAGAAACGGATCATCACCCTCGACGAATTGCCGGAAAGCTATTTCAAGGTGGCCTCCGGTCTCGGTGAGGGATCACCCCGCAGCGTGATCGTGGTGCCGACCAGCAACGACGATCAGATCAACGGGGTTATCGAACTGGGCTTTTTGCGGCCCTTGACCGAGCAGGACGTCGAGTTTCTCGAACTGGTGTCCGACAACGTCGGCACCTCCATCGAAGCCGCTCGTTATCGCCAGCGTTTGCAGGAAGTGCTCGCCGAAACCCAGCAGCTCAACGAAGAATTGCAGGTGCAGCAAGAAGAGTTGCGCACCGCTAACGAAGAACTGGAAGAGCAGTCGCGTATTCTCAAGGAATCGCAGGCGCACCTGGAAACCCAGCAGGCCGAACTGGAACAGACCAATGAGCAACTAGCCGAACAAAGCAAGGCTCTGGCTGAACAGCGCGACGCGCTGGACCGTAAAAACGAAGAGTTGAATATGGCTCAGGCGGAATTGCAGGCCCGGGCAGACGAGCTGCAACGCTCCAGCAAGTACAAATCCGAATTTCTCGCCAACATGTCTCACGAATTGCGCACGCCGCTCAACAGTTCGTTGATTCTCGCCAAATTGCTGGCCGAGAACCCTAAAGAGAACCTGACGGCCGAGCAGGTCAAGTTCGCCGAATCGATCTATTCGGCAGGCAACGACCTGTTGAACCTGATCAACGACATTCTGGACATCTCCAAAGTCGAAGCCGGCAAGCTTGAAGTGCGCCCGGAAAACAGCAGCGTGCCGCGCCTCGTCGAAGGCTTGCGCACCTTGTTCCAGCCGTTGGCCACCGAGAAGAAACTGGCGTTCACCGTCGATATACAGGCGGGCGCGCCGACCATGCTGTTCACCGACCGCCAGCGCCTGGAGCAGATTCTCAAGAACCTGCTGTCCAACGCGATCAAGTTCACCGAAGCGGGCGCGGTCAGCATGATCGTCTCCCGGCAGCCGGGCGCGGGCATCGTGTTCAGCGTGCGCGACTCGGGGATCGGCATCGCGCCAGAGCATCAGCAGGGCATTTTCGAGGCATTTCGTCAGGCCGACGGGACGACCAATCGGCGTTATGGCGGCACCGGGCTGGGCCTGTCGATTTCCCGGGATCTGGCGGCATTGCTGGGCGGATCGATCAGTGTCACCAGTGCGCCAGGGCAGGGCAGCATCTTCACGCTGGTGCTGCCGGAGCACTACACCGAGCACGGCGCTCCCGAGTCTGTTATCGCCCCGGCAATCGCTGCCCCCATCGCTTCGCGTCTGCCTGTTCCCGCTGCACCGGCCATTCAGCCGCCCGCACCGGTCGAGCCCGCGGCGCCGGTATTTGCCGATGACCGCGACAAGGCACCGTTCGAGCGGCGCTGCATTCTGGTCATCGAAGACGAAGTGCGATTCGCGCAGATCCTGTTCGATCTGGCCCATGAACTGGGTTACGACTGTCTGGTTGCGCACGCTGCCGATGACGGCTTCAACCTTGCCGCGCGCTATACGCCTGACGCCATTCTGCTCGACATGCGCCTGCCGGATCACTCCGGCCTGACCGTGTTGCAGCGCCTCAAGGAACTGGCGCCGACCCGGCACATCCCGGTGCATGTCATTTCGGTCGAGGACCGTCAGGAAGCGGCACTGCACATGGGCGCCATCGGCTACGCCGTCAAGCCGACCACCCGCGAAGAACTCAAGGATGTGTTTGCCAAGCTGGAAGCCAAACTGACCCAGAAGGTCAAGCGCATCCTGCTGGTCGAGGACGACGCGTTGCAGCGTGACAGCATCGCGCGGCTGATCGGCGACGATGACATTGAAATCACCGCGGTAGGCTTTGCACAGGAAGCGCTGGACCTGCTGCGCGACCACGTTTACGACTGCATGATCATCGACCTCAAGCTGCCGGACATGCTCGGTAACGAGTTGCTCAAGCGCATGTCGACGGAAGATATCTGTTCCTTCCCGCCGGTCATTGTCTACACCGGGCGCAACATGACCCGCGATGAAGAGACCGAGCTGATGAAATATTCGCGCTCGATCATCATCAAGGGTGCACGCTCGCCCGAGCGGCTGCTGGACGAAGTCACGCTGTTTCTGCACAAGGTCGAATCGCAACTCTCCAACGAGCGGCAGAAGATGCTCAAGACCGCACGCAGCCGGGACAAGGTATTCGAAGCGCGCAAGATACTGGTGGTCGACGACGATGTGCGCAATATCTTCGCCCTGACCAGTGCGCTTGAGCATAAGGGCGCCGTGGTGGAAATCGCCCGAAACGGGTTCGAAGCGATTGCCAGGCTCAACGAGGTCGAGGATATCGATCTGGTGCTGATGGACGTGATGATGCCCGAGATGGACGGTTATGAAGCCACCGTCGAGATCCGCAAGGACCCGCGCTGGCGCAAGTTGCCGATCATTGCGGTGACCGCCAAGGCCATGAAAGACGACCAGGAACGCTGCCTGCAAGCCGGTTCCAACGATTACCTCGCCAAACCTATCGATCTGGATCGCCTGTTTTCGCTGATTCGTGTCTGGCTGCCGAAAATGGAGCGTATCTGA
- a CDS encoding response regulator, giving the protein MPDAASTILVVEDDTIVRMLIVDVLEELEYTVLEAEDATSALKLVMDSGNRIDLLMTDQGLPDMKGTALARKVIELRPELPVLFASGYSENIDVPPGMHSIGKPFSIDQLRDKVKSILV; this is encoded by the coding sequence ATGCCGGACGCAGCGAGCACCATTCTTGTGGTCGAGGACGACACCATTGTGCGCATGCTGATTGTCGACGTGCTCGAAGAGCTGGAATACACCGTGCTCGAGGCCGAAGATGCCACCTCCGCCCTGAAGCTGGTGATGGATTCCGGCAATCGCATCGATCTGCTGATGACCGATCAGGGGCTGCCCGACATGAAGGGCACTGCGCTGGCCAGAAAGGTCATCGAGCTGCGCCCGGAGCTGCCGGTCCTGTTTGCCAGCGGCTATTCCGAGAACATCGACGTTCCGCCCGGCATGCACTCCATTGGCAAGCCATTCTCCATCGACCAGTTGCGCGACAAGGTAAAAAGCATTCTTGTCTAG
- a CDS encoding glycosyltransferase, giving the protein MSSLDAASALPREDTKNRLLIIGYVWPEPRSSAASGHMMQLIQCFLEHDWQITFASPATEGEHRADLVSLGIQEVRIALNSGSFDTFVAGLQPHVVLFDQFMIEEQFGWRVEQQCPDALRILETSDFQSLRHARHQMLKERPDDLNGLFESSNAELFRQIAASDLAQREVASLYRCDLNLMTSDVEIDLLTAQFGLPESLLHWCPLMIDGVPDNARPFDERAHFLSIGNFRHAPNWDAVLWMKTAIWPLIRHQLPDAQLHIYGAYTPPKATALHNAAQGFHIMQWAEDALQVMSQARVCLAPLRFGAGIKGKLMDAMLCGTPSVTTPMGAEAMSGGLPWPGLIASEPAQIAASAVKLYRDRRAWLEAQRAGWVLLQARYRHQQHSASLIERIEALRSNLPAHRLANFTGAMLRHHHHKSTKYMAQWIEAKNRHKDENS; this is encoded by the coding sequence TTGTCTAGTCTCGACGCTGCCTCTGCCCTTCCCCGCGAAGACACAAAAAACCGGTTGCTGATCATCGGCTATGTCTGGCCCGAGCCGCGCTCGTCTGCCGCCAGCGGGCACATGATGCAGCTGATCCAGTGCTTTCTCGAGCACGACTGGCAGATTACGTTCGCCAGCCCGGCCACGGAAGGCGAGCACCGCGCCGATCTGGTCAGCCTGGGCATTCAGGAAGTTCGAATAGCCCTCAACAGCGGCTCGTTCGACACCTTTGTCGCCGGGTTGCAGCCCCACGTGGTGCTGTTCGATCAGTTCATGATCGAAGAGCAGTTCGGCTGGCGCGTCGAACAGCAATGCCCGGACGCCCTGCGCATTCTGGAGACTTCGGATTTCCAGAGCCTGCGTCATGCCCGGCATCAGATGCTCAAAGAGCGGCCCGACGATCTGAACGGTCTTTTCGAATCGTCCAACGCCGAGTTGTTCCGGCAGATCGCCGCCAGCGACCTGGCACAGCGCGAGGTCGCTTCGCTGTATCGCTGCGACCTCAACCTGATGACCTCAGACGTGGAGATCGACTTGCTGACCGCTCAGTTCGGGCTGCCGGAATCGTTGCTGCACTGGTGCCCGCTGATGATCGACGGCGTGCCTGACAACGCCAGGCCATTCGATGAGCGCGCACACTTTCTGAGCATCGGCAATTTCCGCCACGCGCCCAACTGGGACGCCGTGCTCTGGATGAAAACCGCCATCTGGCCGCTGATCAGGCACCAACTGCCCGACGCGCAACTGCACATCTACGGGGCTTACACGCCGCCCAAGGCCACTGCGCTGCACAATGCCGCGCAGGGTTTCCACATCATGCAGTGGGCCGAAGACGCATTGCAGGTCATGTCGCAAGCACGCGTCTGCCTGGCCCCGTTGCGCTTCGGCGCAGGCATCAAGGGCAAACTGATGGACGCCATGCTGTGCGGCACCCCGTCAGTGACCACGCCCATGGGTGCGGAAGCCATGAGTGGCGGGCTGCCATGGCCGGGGCTGATCGCCAGCGAACCGGCGCAGATCGCCGCGTCGGCCGTCAAGCTCTACCGCGATCGCAGGGCGTGGCTGGAAGCGCAACGCGCCGGCTGGGTACTGTTGCAGGCACGCTACCGGCACCAGCAGCACAGTGCCAGCCTGATCGAGCGCATCGAGGCGCTGCGCAGCAACCTGCCAGCCCATCGATTGGCCAACTTCACCGGCGCCATGCTTCGGCATCACCATCACAAAAGCACCAAATACATGGCGCAATGGATCGAAGCCAAGAATCGCCACAAGGATGAAAACAGCTAG